In the genome of Chryseobacterium arthrosphaerae, one region contains:
- a CDS encoding helix-turn-helix domain-containing protein, with the protein MNNHFFDLLEYTSRSVFLTGKAGTGKTTFLNDFVKRTKKKHIVVAPTGIAAINAGGVTIHSMFGLPLRTFLPTTERIDTSLANNIADLMPHFKYRKDKLKLLREVEIIIIDEVSMLRADVLDMMDFSLRFIRRNNQRFGGVQMLFIGDLYQLPPVVRDEHILKMYYNSPFFFDSHAIKDIPVVTIELTKVYRQSDEEFLEILNAIRDGDVANIDFDHLNKRYDPDFDMGKESYVYLCSHNKMADEINQEKLAEIKVDAQTYEAKLVGDFKENQFPNEQFLELKIGAQIMFIRNDISGEKKYFNGKLGEIIGLDENEIRVALDGSQKEIIVKRETWEQKKYFLDTDKNIQEEVLGSFEQFPIKLAWAVTIHKSQGLTFDRVIIDAGKSFTAGQVYVALSRCRTLEGIVLKSKITPEVIFKDDRILHFHTDTVANDRVEAILNQEKYDYSIRKVLRTVDCLWFLKEVEDWNNLSIVTKNLDHVKTNQLYLQLKHEAVNLGKIFEKLERVIFQKVNNFIEQKEEWSEIESKSKGAVNFFFTETRNKIFDPLKEFYAEIKGAKGLKQYNEEFKSWLEDIEEYLNNLKDVHLLETKLLDEKNDKEVSLKIAKVPSQVLTFQLFEQGKTIGEIALERGLVKETVIGHLAKFAEQGLLDISRVITSDKIKAFETEFYKNPHETLTEWKNALPSNFEFNEIRILINHYNYKKEKNS; encoded by the coding sequence ATGAACAATCATTTTTTTGACTTATTAGAGTACACCAGCAGAAGCGTTTTTCTGACGGGGAAAGCCGGAACAGGGAAAACGACATTTCTTAACGACTTTGTAAAACGGACCAAAAAAAAGCATATTGTGGTAGCTCCTACAGGAATTGCTGCGATCAATGCGGGCGGGGTGACCATTCACTCTATGTTTGGCCTTCCGTTGAGAACCTTTCTTCCTACTACAGAAAGGATAGATACCAGTTTGGCCAATAATATTGCCGATCTGATGCCTCATTTTAAATATAGAAAAGATAAGCTCAAGCTTTTAAGAGAAGTTGAGATCATTATTATTGATGAGGTTTCCATGTTGAGAGCTGATGTGCTGGATATGATGGATTTTTCTTTACGGTTTATCAGGAGAAATAACCAAAGATTCGGAGGGGTGCAGATGCTGTTCATTGGTGACCTGTACCAGCTGCCGCCGGTGGTAAGGGATGAGCATATCCTGAAAATGTATTACAACTCACCGTTCTTTTTCGATAGTCATGCAATCAAAGATATTCCGGTGGTTACCATTGAGCTTACAAAAGTGTATCGCCAGTCTGATGAAGAATTCCTTGAGATCCTGAACGCCATTCGGGATGGTGATGTGGCCAATATCGATTTTGATCATCTTAATAAAAGATACGATCCTGATTTTGATATGGGAAAAGAATCCTATGTTTATCTGTGCTCTCACAATAAAATGGCAGATGAGATCAATCAGGAAAAATTAGCAGAGATCAAAGTGGATGCCCAAACTTATGAGGCGAAGCTTGTAGGAGACTTTAAAGAAAATCAGTTCCCGAATGAGCAGTTTCTCGAACTGAAGATCGGAGCACAGATCATGTTTATCAGAAATGATATTTCAGGAGAAAAGAAATATTTCAACGGGAAGCTGGGAGAAATCATAGGGCTGGATGAAAATGAAATCCGGGTAGCTCTTGACGGAAGTCAAAAAGAAATTATTGTAAAGAGGGAGACCTGGGAGCAGAAAAAATACTTTCTTGATACAGATAAGAACATTCAGGAAGAAGTACTGGGAAGTTTTGAGCAGTTCCCGATAAAACTGGCCTGGGCGGTTACAATCCATAAAAGCCAGGGTCTGACGTTTGACAGAGTGATCATTGATGCAGGAAAAAGTTTTACTGCAGGTCAGGTATATGTGGCTTTGTCCCGCTGCAGAACATTGGAAGGAATTGTTTTAAAATCAAAAATTACTCCTGAAGTTATTTTTAAAGATGACAGGATTCTGCATTTCCATACGGATACAGTAGCCAATGATCGTGTTGAAGCCATCCTGAACCAGGAAAAATATGATTACAGCATAAGAAAAGTACTTCGTACGGTAGACTGTCTCTGGTTTCTAAAAGAAGTCGAAGACTGGAATAACCTTTCGATCGTTACCAAAAACCTCGATCATGTCAAAACCAATCAGCTTTATCTTCAGCTAAAACATGAAGCGGTTAATCTCGGGAAAATCTTTGAAAAACTGGAACGGGTGATCTTTCAGAAAGTCAATAACTTTATTGAGCAGAAAGAAGAATGGTCGGAAATTGAAAGCAAATCAAAAGGAGCGGTTAATTTTTTCTTTACAGAAACCAGGAATAAGATCTTCGATCCTTTGAAAGAGTTTTATGCTGAGATCAAAGGAGCTAAAGGTTTAAAGCAATACAACGAAGAATTTAAAAGCTGGCTGGAAGATATCGAGGAATATTTAAATAATTTAAAAGACGTTCATCTTCTTGAAACAAAACTTTTAGATGAAAAAAATGATAAGGAAGTCAGTTTGAAAATTGCCAAAGTTCCTTCTCAGGTTCTGACGTTCCAGCTGTTTGAACAGGGAAAAACCATTGGCGAAATTGCATTGGAAAGAGGTCTGGTAAAAGAAACCGTCATCGGGCATCTTGCTAAATTTGCCGAGCAGGGATTGCTGGATATTTCAAGAGTCATTACCTCAGATAAGATCAAAGCTTTCGAAACAGAATTCTACAAAAATCCACATGAAACCTTAACAGAGTGGAAGAATGCGCTGCCAAGTAATTTTGAATTTAATGAGATCAGAATTCTGATCAACCACTATAACTATAAAAAAGAAAAGAATTCGTAA
- a CDS encoding gamma carbonic anhydrase family protein codes for MALVKELLGKIPQIGENTFLAETATIIGDVVMGRDCSVWYNAVIRGDVHYIRMGDKVNVQDNAMLHCTYQKHPLNIGNNVSIGHNAIVHGCTIKDNVLIGMGAIVMDDCLVEENSIVGAGSVVTQGTHIKSGEVWGGVPAKKIKDINAQLLEGEVNRIADNYVKYSSWYKENVKDHQL; via the coding sequence ATGGCACTTGTAAAAGAACTTTTAGGGAAAATACCACAGATCGGAGAGAATACTTTTTTAGCTGAAACCGCTACGATCATCGGAGATGTAGTAATGGGAAGAGATTGCAGCGTTTGGTATAATGCTGTCATCAGAGGAGATGTTCACTATATCAGAATGGGAGATAAGGTCAATGTGCAGGATAATGCAATGCTGCACTGTACTTATCAGAAACACCCGCTGAATATTGGGAATAATGTTTCTATCGGGCACAATGCGATTGTTCACGGATGTACGATCAAAGATAATGTACTGATCGGAATGGGAGCTATTGTCATGGATGATTGCCTGGTAGAAGAAAACTCTATTGTAGGAGCAGGCTCAGTAGTAACTCAGGGAACCCATATCAAATCCGGAGAAGTCTGGGGTGGTGTTCCTGCGAAAAAGATTAAAGATATCAATGCCCAGCTGTTAGAAGGTGAGGTAAACAGGATTGCAGACAATTATGTGAAATACTCGTCCTGGTATAAAGAGAATGTGAAGGATCATCAATTGTAG